In Brassica napus cultivar Da-Ae chromosome A3, Da-Ae, whole genome shotgun sequence, the sequence GAAGCGCGTTCGCTCGAGAGAAGGCTTGTGTTGCTTTGCAAGCTATGAGTTTCTCCAAGGAGAACGCTAGAGCGATCGGCTGCAGAGGAGGGATATCGTCCCTCCTCGAAATCTGCGGATCCGGGACTCCCGGGTCCCAGGCCTTCGCGGCGGGCGTGCTGAGGAACTTGGCTTTGTTCGCGGAGAGTAAAGAGAATTTCGTGGAGGAGAATGCGGTTTTGAGTCTTGTTACTCTCGGTGGCTCCGGTACGCCTCTCGCTCGAGAGAATGCGATAGGGTGTTTGGGTAATTTAACGTCTGGCGGGGAGGATGATGAGGAGATGGTGGTGTTGGTTGTTAGAGAAGGAGGGATTAAGATGTTAAAGAGCTTCTGGGATTCGGATTGTAATGCGAAGTCACTTGAGGTGGGAGTTTTGCTTCTGAAGAATCTAGCTTCGTGTCCTGTTGTGAGAGAAGTTGTTGTCTCCGAAGGGTTTATCTCTCGTTTGGTGCCAGTTTTGAGCTGTGGGGTTCTCGGTGTGAGAATCGCGGCCGCCGAAGCTGTTTCATCCTTAAGTTTCACCTCGAAAAGCAGGAAAGAGATCGGCGGGTGCATTGATCAGTTGATTGATATGTTAGATGGTAAAGCTATTGAAGAGAAAGAAGCAGCGTCGAAAGCTCTGTCGACGTTACTGGTGTGCGCAAGCAACAGGAAGATTTTCAGGAAGAGTGACAAGGGTATACTAAGTCTTGTTCAGCTCTTGGATCCGAAGATTAAGAAGTTCGATAAGAGATATACATTATCTGCGTTGGAACTGCTTGTGACTTGTAAGAAGTGTAGGAAACGAGTGGTTACTGCTGGTGCTTGCTTGCATTTGCAGAAGCTTGTGGAAATGGATGTTGAAGGAGCTAAGAAATTGGCTGAGAATCTCGCCCGGAGTAAGATTTGGGGCGTCTTTGCAAGGCCGTAAGAGACTGCGGATTAACATTGTATGTAAGAAAACATGGGCGattcttgtctttttcttttttttttctctatatgtTTTGTTTGATGAGTTTGGTTGTTCATAaggtttggtttgattggagTAGGGAGAGTTTAATTGCTGATTAGCTCTGTTGActagtaataataatatcttTGTAGAGTTTGATCCTTTCAACTTTCTTTCTTGTCCTCTAAAACTTTCAAGAACCTCGATTTATCTAAATCTAGGAACTGTGTAATGACTGTTCAGTGTCTGATCTGAAACTGTGTGTGTTGCATATCTGAGTTGGATTCTGATGGTATGTCTTGTCTGAACATCAATCAAACAATGATGGTCGGAAAGCACATggcatttgttttgtttataccTTTTACAACTTGATTGTTTGTGGTCCCGTATGATTGTTACGGCCGTTAAGTTCTTTGGCATAATCCAATTATTCAAATCATTAATGATGTAAAAGGAGTTGTCTCTGAAAGATATAGGCAAGTTCTTGTCCAAGTCTCAAAACGTTGAAGCTAAAGATCT encodes:
- the LOC106387905 gene encoding uncharacterized protein LOC106387905, which produces MPLNDGDRSLPELISSLLDLIPNLLSFKSKWSSIRAKLSDLNTHLADISDFAASSTNQLSLDLLASVRETLLDAVSVASRCEGRDLSQGKLKTQSEVDSVASRLDRHARDADVLIKSGLLLLQDDDDDSKKKLTVSSKKEGVRSEARSLVIRLQIGATESKNSAIDSLLELLRGDDKSVMIAVAQGVVPVLVRLLDSSLKEKSVAAISRISTVESSRHVLIAEGLSLLNHLLRVLESGSAFAREKACVALQAMSFSKENARAIGCRGGISSLLEICGSGTPGSQAFAAGVLRNLALFAESKENFVEENAVLSLVTLGGSGTPLARENAIGCLGNLTSGGEDDEEMVVLVVREGGIKMLKSFWDSDCNAKSLEVGVLLLKNLASCPVVREVVVSEGFISRLVPVLSCGVLGVRIAAAEAVSSLSFTSKSRKEIGGCIDQLIDMLDGKAIEEKEAASKALSTLLVCASNRKIFRKSDKGILSLVQLLDPKIKKFDKRYTLSALELLVTCKKCRKRVVTAGACLHLQKLVEMDVEGAKKLAENLARSKIWGVFARP